TCCATTACTCTCGGATTATACATGTTGAATATCTGATCGAAGCCCGCATCCAAAATACCAGACATCGACAAAATGAGCATAATCGCAATAACCGGCGCCAGCATCGGGATTGAGATGTAGAACATTCGTTTGAACCGTCCCGCACCGTCGATGACGGCAGCTTCGTACATTTGCGGGTCGATGCCGGAAATGGCCGCAAAATAAATGATGGAGCCCCAGCCGAACCCCTGAAAAATGCTCGTCACGACCAAAATCGTTCGAAAATATCGGTCATCTGCCAGATACAATATCGGTTCCATGCCGAACCATTGCATCACCGTATTAATTGGTCCTTCCAGAGAGAACATCGTGAAAAAAATGCCCGCCAAAACAACCCAGGATATAAAATGCGGCAAATACGAAACCGTTTGCACGACTTTTTTGAATCGCATGCTGGAAATCTCGCTTAGCAGCAGGGCGAAAAAGATCGGTACGGGAAACCCGAAAACTAGTTTGTATACGCTAATAACCAGCGTATTTTGCAGAACGGTATAAAAATAGCCGTCCGCAAACACTTTTTCGAAAACCTCAAATCCCACCCAAGGACTGTCTATAATACCACGCGTAATTTTAAAATCTTTAAACGCCAAGATGACGCCGTACATCGGCAAATAATGAAAAACAAGATAGTAAAGCATACCCGGTACTAGCATAAGCAGCAGGACACGGTATTGTTTTACTTTGCGCCATGTGCCCTTCTTGCTCTTTGGTTCATAGCCGCTCCGCGCCGGCGGAGCCGTCTCCTCCATCGCTGTTCCCTCCTATTTTGTATGCGCATACATTGGATTGATAACAGGATAGCACGGCCGCTACGAAAAAGAATTATTAAATATTTTCGAAATACTTCACTTTTTTATGGCATTGTTATAAGGTGGGATCGTCACGCTCATCGCCGTTCCTCTGCCGGGATTGCTTTCAATCCCGATCCCGCTGTCCGCGCCGAAAAACAGCTTCAGCCGTTCATTGACATTTTTTAATCCGTAGCCGGAAGATTGCTGAAGCAGCAGTCGCCTTATCGTTTCCTCATCCATACCCGGACCGTTGTCCTCGACGGTGAACACGATTGCCTGGGACATTCGCTTCGCGCTGATTTTAAGCCATCCTCGTCCGCCTTTCTTCTGGTTGATGCCATGCTTCACCGCGTTCTCTGCAATCGGCTGCAAAATAAGATTCAGCATCCGGTAGCCGTACACCTCTTCATCGATGTCATAGTAAACGTCGAATTCGTAATCGCTCATCATCAGCATAATATCGAGATACGATTTAATGTTGTCCAATTCGTCCCGCACCGGAATAATGTTATCCCCCTTGTTCAGCGACGTGCGGTAAAACCGCGATAAGGCTGTCACGACATGGCTGATTTTATGCTGTTCGCTTTTGACCGCTTCCCAATTGATGAAAGAGAGCGTATTATACAAAAAATGCGGATTGATTTGCGATTGAAGCGCCTTCAGCTCCGCCTCCTTCTGCACAATTTTGTTCGTATAGGCTTCTTTCACCAGCGCATTGAGCCGTACAATC
This Paenibacillus sp. JZ16 DNA region includes the following protein-coding sequences:
- a CDS encoding ABC transporter permease gives rise to the protein MEETAPPARSGYEPKSKKGTWRKVKQYRVLLLMLVPGMLYYLVFHYLPMYGVILAFKDFKITRGIIDSPWVGFEVFEKVFADGYFYTVLQNTLVISVYKLVFGFPVPIFFALLLSEISSMRFKKVVQTVSYLPHFISWVVLAGIFFTMFSLEGPINTVMQWFGMEPILYLADDRYFRTILVVTSIFQGFGWGSIIYFAAISGIDPQMYEAAVIDGAGRFKRMFYISIPMLAPVIAIMLILSMSGILDAGFDQIFNMYNPRVMEVSDIIDTYVYRKGLVEMNYSYATAVGLFKSLVALILIISVNRIVKLVGGRDHALW